The Tripterygium wilfordii isolate XIE 37 chromosome 5, ASM1340144v1, whole genome shotgun sequence genome window below encodes:
- the LOC119998320 gene encoding pentatricopeptide repeat-containing protein At5g66520-like translates to MLGSTFASKYLKSSQRTLTLLSQCLTIAQVKQIQSHLTVSGTILDPYAAGKVVAFCAIHDGGDLSHAFQLFLRLPHRTAFIWNTIIRGFSEKNQPTMAISLYREMLESGFLPNNYTFSFILRACAELSDLILGFSFHAQAIRLGWEQYDFVQNGLIHLYATCDSVDLARKLFDVSSNRDVITWTALINGYVKADRIDTAREMFDQMPEKNTVSWSAMINGYVQVGLFEEALELFNVMQISGFRPSHSSIVGGLTACASLGTLDQGRWIHAYVDRNGLELDRVLGTALIEMYAKCGWIDTACRVFNKMPKRDVFAFTSLISGLANHGQSARAIKLFARMDNEGVRPNEVTFICVLNACSRMGLVTEGWRIFESMSQVYGIDPGVQHYGCLMDLLGRAGRIEEAKKLLIEMPMEPDSYVLGALLNACRVHGVFDLGKEIVESLEQRSHDPCGVHVLLSNMYASADQWEDVMKVREGMEEKKVRKIPGCSLIEVDGKVCEFVAGYQSHMLTDEITLSLFGIAKHLKSLWLNDDNNIHDDGNHHNDMTLAQVHS, encoded by the coding sequence atgttGGGTTCAACGTTTGCGTCCAAATATTTGAAATCAAGCCAGAGAACTCTCACACTGCTAAGCCAATGCCTCACTATTGCTCAGGTCAAGCAAATTCAGTCGCACCTCACGGTTTCAGGTACCATTTTGGACCCTTACGCCGCCGGAAAGGTTGtagctttttgtgcaattcacgACGGCGGCGATCTCTCCCATGCTTTTCAGCTTTTTCTTCGTTTACCCCACCGGACCGCCTTCATTTGGAACACCATCATCAGAGGTTTCTCTGAGAAAAACCAACCCACGATGGCCATCTCTCTATATAGGGAAATGCTCGAGAGTGGATTCTTGCCCAACAACTACACCTTCTCTTTTATCCTCAGAGCTTGTGCTGAGCTCTCTGATTTGATATTGGGTTTCAGTTTCCATGCCCAAGCTATTAGGTTGGGGTGGGAGCAGTATGATTTTGTGCAAAACGGGTTGATTCATTTGTATGCAACTTGTGACTCCGTGGACCTTGCTCGGAAACTGTTTGATGTGAGTTCTAATCGGGACGTAATCACGTGGACTGCTCTGATTAATGGGTATGTAAAAGCTGACCGAATTGATACCGCACGCGAAATGTTTGATCAGATGCCGGAGAAGAATACAGTTTCATGGAGTGCAATGATTAATGGGTATGTGCAAGTTGGGTTATTTGAAGAGGCTCTGGAGCTTTTCAATGTTATGCAGATTTCGGGGTTTCGACCTAGCCACTCAAGCATTGTGGGAGGGCTTACTGCCTGCGCTTCTCTGGGCACGTTAGATCAAGGTAGGTGGATACATGCTTACGTTGATAGAAATGGACTGGAGTTGGATAGAGTCTTGGGAACTGCACTTATCGAAATGTATGCTAAGTGTGGGTGGATTGACACTGCTTGTCGCGTGTTTAACAAGATGCCGAAGAGGGATGTCTTCGCCTTTACTTCTTTGATCTCAGGCCTTGCCAATCATGGGCAAAGTGCAAGGGCTATTAAGTTGTTTGCTAGGATGGATAATGAAGGGGTTAGACCTAATGAAGTTACTTTTATTTGTGTACTAAATGCTTGTAGTCGAATGGGGCTGGTGACTGAAGGGTGGAGAATCTTTGAAAGTATGAGTCAAGTTTATGGAATCGATCCAGGAGTCCAGCACTATGGCTGTTTGATGGATCTCTTGGGCAGAGCAGGGAGGATAGAGGAGGCTAAGAAGTTGTTGATAGAGATGCCCATGGAGCCAGACTCCTATGTGTTGGGTGCATTGCTTAATGCATGTAGAGTTCATGGCGTCTTTGATTTGGGCAAAGAAATAGTTGAGAGCTTAGAGCAGCGGAGTCATGACCCTTGTGGGGTACATGTTCTCCTTTCTAATATGTATGCATCTGCTGATCAATGGGAGGATGTGATGAAAGTAAGGGAAGGGATGGAAGAGAAGAAAGTAAGGAAGATACCGGGGTGTAGTTTAATTGAAGTGGATGGTAAAGTTTGTGAGTTTGTGGCTGGATATCAGTCTCACATGCTTACGGATGAGATCACGTTGTCACTATTTGGGATTGCCAAGCATTTGAAGTCTCTTTGGTTGAATGACGACAACAACATACATGATGATGGCAATCACCACAATGATATGACCCTTGCGCAAGTTCACTCTTAG